A single region of the Marinobacter bohaiensis genome encodes:
- the ycaC gene encoding isochorismate family cysteine hydrolase YcaC: MAFQYKRLDKDDVALLLVDHQSGLLSLVRDFSPDDFKNNVLALADIAKFFNIPTILTTSFEDGPNGPMVPELKDAFPDAPYFPRPGQINAWDNEDFVKAVKATGKKQLLIAGVVTDVCVAFPTLSAIEEGYEVFVVTDASGTFNAVTRDAAWRRMEAAGAQLMNWFSVAGELHRDWRNDIEGFGGILASHLPHYSNLMQSFASQQK; this comes from the coding sequence ATGGCTTTTCAATACAAGCGACTGGACAAAGACGACGTGGCGCTGCTGCTGGTTGACCATCAATCGGGGTTGTTGTCCCTGGTCCGGGATTTTTCCCCGGACGACTTCAAGAATAACGTGCTGGCTTTGGCGGACATTGCCAAGTTCTTCAATATTCCGACCATTCTGACCACCAGCTTCGAGGATGGCCCCAACGGGCCTATGGTGCCGGAGCTCAAGGACGCGTTCCCCGACGCGCCGTATTTTCCGCGCCCGGGCCAGATCAATGCCTGGGACAACGAGGATTTCGTAAAGGCGGTGAAGGCGACCGGCAAGAAACAGCTGCTGATTGCGGGTGTCGTGACGGACGTTTGCGTGGCTTTCCCCACTCTGTCCGCCATAGAGGAAGGGTATGAGGTGTTTGTCGTTACCGATGCCTCGGGTACCTTTAACGCCGTCACCCGGGATGCCGCCTGGCGTCGCATGGAGGCGGCCGGTGCCCAGTTGATGAACTGGTTCAGCGTGGCTGGCGAATTGCACCGGGACTGGCGTAACGACATCGAAGGCTTTGGCGGTATTCTGGCCAGCCATCTGCCGCATTACTCCAACCTGATGCAGAGCTTTGCTTCCCAGCAGAAGTAA
- a CDS encoding pirin family protein: MKKIATTYSPPRGHWVGDGFPVRTLLSHERMGARNTSPFLLIDYAGPASFPPATSRRGVGPHPHRGFETVTLVFQGELAHRDSAGNGGVIRAGDVQWMTAGAGIVHEEFHSPAFTEQGGVLEMVQLWINLPARDKSAPAAYQTLLSNRIPTIPLSDQSGELRIIAGEYWGRRGPARTFTPINVWDIQAEPGGRIALDLPEGHTTFVVVLSGTVLLNGSDILRDAGLASLERSGTTIELEANNRARLLILTGEPIDEPVVGQGPFVMNTRQEIQQAISDFREGRFGLLER, encoded by the coding sequence ATGAAAAAGATAGCAACGACATACAGCCCTCCCCGTGGCCACTGGGTTGGCGATGGGTTTCCGGTTCGAACACTCCTGTCCCATGAGCGAATGGGCGCGAGGAATACGTCGCCGTTCCTGCTCATTGACTACGCCGGGCCCGCGTCCTTTCCACCAGCTACGAGCCGGCGAGGTGTCGGCCCGCATCCCCATCGCGGCTTCGAAACCGTCACGCTTGTCTTCCAGGGCGAGTTGGCGCATCGCGACTCGGCCGGCAACGGCGGTGTGATCAGGGCGGGCGATGTGCAATGGATGACGGCGGGTGCCGGCATTGTCCATGAGGAGTTTCACTCTCCGGCGTTTACGGAACAGGGCGGTGTACTGGAGATGGTCCAGCTGTGGATCAACCTGCCAGCAAGGGACAAAAGCGCGCCTGCCGCTTACCAGACCCTCCTCAGCAACCGGATTCCCACAATCCCATTGAGTGACCAGAGTGGCGAGCTGCGCATCATTGCTGGCGAATACTGGGGGCGGCGTGGCCCGGCCAGGACCTTCACGCCCATCAACGTCTGGGATATCCAGGCGGAACCGGGCGGTCGGATTGCCCTTGACCTGCCCGAAGGGCACACGACGTTCGTGGTGGTGCTGAGCGGAACGGTCCTGCTCAATGGCTCGGACATCCTGCGTGACGCCGGCCTGGCTTCCCTGGAACGCAGCGGCACAACGATTGAGCTGGAAGCTAACAACCGGGCCCGTCTCCTGATCCTCACCGGCGAACCCATTGATGAGCCGGTGGTGGGGCAGGGGCCCTTCGTCATGAACACCCGTCAAGAGATTCAGCAGGCGATCAGCGACTTCCGGGAGGGGCGTTTCGGCCTGCTTGAGCGCTAG
- a CDS encoding LysR substrate-binding domain-containing protein yields the protein MQDLNDLYYFVKVVDHGGFAPAGRALGLPKSRLSRRIAELEHRLDTRLINRSTRGFTVTELGKEYYRHCLAMLVEAEAAQEVIDRSQSEPKGCIRLSCPPGLIYFLIAPLVVRFMERYPEVKIEMNATSRRVDVVREGYDLALRVRYPPLEDSGLTMKVLSKSPQCLMAAPDLVAAQASPATPDDLAHWPSIDFEQWDGQHVWCLDGPEGASVQIHHQPRLVTDDVFTLREAALAGLGVIKMPLIVGGRDLLEGRLVSVLPEWRPRGGIFHAVFPSRRGLLPAVRAFLDFVAEALDEVDFRLPGDG from the coding sequence ATGCAGGACCTGAATGATCTCTACTACTTCGTCAAGGTGGTCGATCACGGTGGCTTCGCCCCCGCCGGCCGCGCCCTGGGACTGCCCAAATCCCGTCTGAGCCGCCGGATTGCAGAACTCGAGCATCGCCTGGATACGCGCCTGATCAATCGGTCCACGCGGGGATTCACCGTGACGGAACTGGGTAAGGAGTACTACCGGCACTGCCTGGCCATGCTGGTGGAAGCGGAGGCCGCGCAGGAAGTCATTGACCGGTCACAGTCCGAACCCAAGGGCTGCATCCGGTTGAGTTGCCCGCCGGGGCTGATCTACTTTCTGATCGCCCCTCTGGTGGTGCGTTTTATGGAACGCTATCCGGAAGTAAAGATTGAGATGAACGCGACGAGTCGCCGCGTCGACGTGGTCCGGGAAGGCTATGATCTCGCCCTGAGAGTCCGCTATCCACCGCTGGAGGACAGCGGCCTGACCATGAAGGTGCTTTCGAAAAGCCCACAGTGCCTGATGGCTGCGCCGGATCTGGTAGCGGCGCAAGCCTCCCCCGCCACGCCGGACGATCTGGCCCACTGGCCCAGCATCGATTTCGAACAGTGGGACGGCCAACACGTCTGGTGCCTGGATGGCCCTGAAGGTGCCTCCGTCCAGATCCACCACCAGCCGCGCCTGGTCACCGACGATGTGTTCACCTTGCGAGAGGCGGCGCTGGCCGGGCTGGGCGTCATAAAGATGCCCCTGATCGTGGGCGGGAGGGACCTGCTGGAAGGGCGGCTGGTCAGCGTGTTGCCGGAATGGAGACCGCGTGGCGGCATCTTCCACGCGGTCTTTCCTTCCCGGAGAGGCCTGTTACCGGCCGTCAGGGCTTTCCTGGATTTCGTTGCCGAGGCCCTGGACGAGGTGGATTTCCGACTGCCGGGTGATGGATAA
- a CDS encoding pirin family protein, whose protein sequence is MSNLSEALAGDCDVDRSCSAIEMIIQPREKDLGGFSVRRVLPTRERQMVGPWIFFDHMGPADFPAGEGINVRPHPHVNLATVTYLFEGEILHRDSLGSVQPIRPGDINLMVAGKGIVHSERERPVVTATDHRLHGLQLWLALPEDQEETEPAFYHYPSADIPALDVDGVSVRVIMGTAYGVTSPVKTHSETLYVEAHLQQGQSLVLPDAPERALYVADGAIRARQSIIPQYAMAVFERKAGIEIVATEEARIAVVGGEAFPPRFMEWNFVSSRQERLEQAKADWQAGRFPKVPGDEDEFIPLPGT, encoded by the coding sequence ATGAGCAACCTGAGTGAAGCGCTGGCGGGCGACTGTGATGTTGACCGCTCCTGCAGCGCCATTGAAATGATCATCCAGCCCCGCGAAAAGGACCTGGGTGGGTTCTCCGTGAGGCGTGTCCTGCCCACCCGCGAACGCCAGATGGTGGGGCCCTGGATCTTCTTCGACCACATGGGGCCGGCGGATTTCCCGGCCGGTGAGGGTATCAATGTCCGCCCGCATCCTCACGTCAATCTGGCGACGGTCACCTACCTCTTTGAAGGCGAGATCCTGCACCGGGACTCCCTGGGGAGCGTACAGCCGATACGGCCCGGCGATATCAACCTGATGGTGGCCGGTAAGGGCATTGTGCATTCCGAACGGGAGCGGCCCGTAGTAACGGCCACCGATCACCGCCTGCACGGCCTCCAACTGTGGCTTGCCCTGCCGGAAGATCAGGAAGAGACCGAACCGGCTTTTTATCATTACCCCAGCGCCGATATTCCGGCCCTGGACGTGGACGGTGTTTCCGTCCGGGTCATCATGGGGACGGCCTACGGCGTGACCTCGCCGGTCAAGACCCATTCGGAGACTCTGTACGTCGAAGCCCACCTCCAGCAAGGACAGTCTCTGGTGTTGCCGGATGCGCCCGAAAGGGCTCTCTATGTGGCCGATGGAGCGATCCGGGCCCGACAGTCCATTATTCCGCAGTACGCCATGGCGGTCTTTGAGCGCAAGGCCGGTATCGAGATTGTCGCCACGGAAGAAGCGCGCATCGCCGTGGTTGGAGGCGAGGCGTTTCCGCCCCGTTTCATGGAGTGGAATTTCGTGTCCAGCCGCCAGGAACGACTGGAACAGGCAAAAGCGGATTGGCAGGCGGGCCGTTTCCCGAAGGTGCCCGGGGACGAGGACGAGTTCATTCCGTTGCCCGGCACCTGA
- a CDS encoding LysR family transcriptional regulator, with protein MLDRNHLAILREIDRQGSMTAAADKLFLTQSALSHTVKKLEHQLGTPLWTREGRSMHLTQAGYYLLSVANRLLPQLEHAETVVGQMAQGQRGTLRIGMECHPCYQWLLKVVAPYLERWQQVDVDVKQKFQFGGLGALLGYDIDMLVTPDPIQRPGLIFTPVHDYEQVLVVSRSHRLAGREWVEPADLEDEVLITYPVEVERLDIFNQFLLPAQTMPRKHKTLETTDILLQMVAANRGVAALPRWLVEEYAHRMPLVPVRLGPTGIAKQIFLGVREAELEVDYLSAFLALARDVDW; from the coding sequence GTGCTGGACCGCAATCACCTTGCCATTCTGCGGGAGATCGACCGCCAGGGGTCGATGACCGCCGCCGCGGACAAGCTGTTCCTGACCCAATCGGCGTTGAGCCACACCGTGAAGAAGCTGGAGCACCAGTTGGGCACGCCGTTGTGGACGCGCGAGGGACGCAGCATGCACCTGACGCAGGCCGGCTATTACCTGCTGTCGGTGGCCAACCGGCTGTTGCCGCAACTGGAACACGCCGAGACCGTGGTGGGGCAGATGGCGCAGGGCCAGCGCGGGACCCTGCGCATCGGCATGGAGTGTCATCCCTGTTACCAGTGGTTGTTGAAGGTGGTGGCGCCCTACCTGGAGCGCTGGCAGCAGGTGGATGTGGACGTCAAGCAGAAGTTCCAGTTCGGCGGGTTGGGCGCCTTGCTGGGCTACGACATCGACATGCTGGTCACCCCCGACCCGATCCAGCGCCCGGGGCTGATCTTCACGCCCGTCCATGATTACGAGCAGGTGCTGGTGGTCAGCCGTTCCCACCGCCTGGCGGGGCGTGAGTGGGTGGAGCCGGCGGACCTGGAAGACGAGGTGCTGATCACCTATCCCGTGGAAGTGGAGCGGCTCGACATCTTCAACCAGTTTCTGCTGCCGGCGCAGACCATGCCGCGCAAACACAAGACTCTGGAAACCACCGACATCCTGCTGCAGATGGTGGCAGCCAACCGGGGCGTCGCCGCGCTGCCCCGCTGGCTGGTGGAGGAATACGCGCATCGGATGCCGCTGGTTCCGGTCCGTCTGGGGCCGACCGGCATTGCCAAGCAGATCTTCCTCGGTGTCCGTGAAGCCGAACTCGAGGTGGATTACCTGTCGGCGTTCCTGGCGCTGGCGCGCGACGTGGACTGGTGA
- a CDS encoding response regulator, which produces MKTIRLLIVEDDRQIAEIQRRFIERIDFVELCGIAHSLADARDQLDVLQPDLVLLDVYFPDGNGLELLRELRAGDSPSDVILITAAREVETLRSALRGGVFDYILKPLVFERLQAALQRYQQHLDTLDSLGDLAQREVDALLPRNTPETDAPATSAPRLPKGIDPLTLDKIRDVVRAPGDWSADAVGQQIGASRTTARRYLEYLVTAGELTAEVSYGTVGRPERRYRSVTPAH; this is translated from the coding sequence GTGAAGACGATTCGACTGCTGATTGTGGAAGACGACCGGCAGATTGCGGAAATCCAGCGGCGTTTCATCGAGCGCATTGATTTCGTGGAGTTGTGCGGCATTGCCCATTCTCTGGCGGACGCCCGCGACCAACTGGATGTGCTGCAGCCTGACCTGGTGCTGCTGGACGTCTATTTCCCGGACGGCAATGGCCTGGAGTTATTGCGTGAACTGCGCGCCGGCGACAGTCCGTCGGACGTCATTCTGATCACTGCGGCGCGGGAGGTGGAGACGTTGCGCAGCGCCCTGCGTGGCGGCGTGTTTGACTACATCCTCAAGCCGCTGGTGTTCGAGCGCCTGCAAGCGGCGCTGCAGCGCTATCAGCAGCACCTGGACACCCTCGACAGCCTCGGCGACCTGGCCCAGCGCGAAGTCGATGCCCTGTTGCCGCGCAACACGCCGGAGACGGACGCTCCAGCCACGTCGGCCCCGCGACTTCCCAAAGGCATCGACCCGCTCACCCTGGACAAGATCCGCGATGTGGTGCGCGCGCCGGGTGACTGGAGCGCCGACGCCGTAGGCCAGCAGATCGGGGCCTCACGCACCACCGCGCGACGCTATCTGGAGTACCTGGTCACCGCCGGCGAGCTGACCGCGGAAGTCAGCTACGGCACCGTGGGGCGACCGGAGCGGCGTTACCGGTCTGTGACACCGGCCCACTAA